From Xenopus laevis strain J_2021 chromosome 7L, Xenopus_laevis_v10.1, whole genome shotgun sequence, one genomic window encodes:
- the LOC121395506 gene encoding uncharacterized protein LOC121395506, giving the protein MIIPFRCGFILFFYLTTLYSLLQGFVFVGGVLLNINQAVATDMILSVVMPNSRGTAIALQSIIAQLAGGVFAPFIIQKISDAIQMWQPETSPMRCLQYALIILAILALIGGCFFLCTNFCIEEDRKVVEQAPAPSPPPELNLQDILVYDSEDPGYAAQPSLELAPESPDPAPERPAQPADLDTCRFCCFPFLGLAPKLSNPSPEIPAQPPDPSVGLAPDPAPELPAESPDPDTCRSCCFPFPRTGS; this is encoded by the exons ATGATTATTCCATTTAGATGtgggttcattttatttttttatctcaccACCCTATACTCTCTCCTACAGGGGTTCGTCTTTGTAGGTGGCGTTCTACTGAATATAAACCAGGCTGTAGCTACTGACATGATACTG TCGGTAGTAATGCCAAATTCCCGTGGCACAGCAATAGCCTTGCAGTCTATTATAGCGCAGTTAGCAGGAGGGGTATTTGCCCCATTTATCATTCAGAAG ATTTCTGATGCGATCCAGATGTGGCAACCAGAAACCAGCCCAATGCGCTGCTTGCAATATGCCTTGATAATATTGGCAATTCTGGCATTGATTGGAGGATGCTTCTTCCTCTGTACAAACTTTTGTATTGAAGAGGATCGGAAAGTAGTTGAACAGGCCCCCGCCCCAAGCCCACCACCTGAATT GAACCTACAGGACATACTGGTGTACGACTCTGAAGATCCTGGATATGCTGCTCAGCCTTCTCTAGAATTGGCTCCTGAGTCTCCAGATCCTGCTCCAGAACGACCTGCTCAGCCTGCAGATCTTGATACATGCCGGTTCTGCTGCTTTCCGTTTCTAGGACTGGCTCCTAAGCTTTCAAATCCTTCTCCAGAGATACCTGCTCAGCCTCCAGATCCTTCTGTAGGACTGGCTCCAGATCCTGCTCCAGAACTACCTGCTGAGTCTCCAGATCCTGATACATGCAGGTCCTGCTGCTTTCCCTTTCCTAGGACTGGCTCCTGA